The following coding sequences lie in one Candidatus Palauibacter australiensis genomic window:
- a CDS encoding aminotransferase class V-fold PLP-dependent enzyme — MTTRSPTDATHMPDRRRFLKRAAAGAALAATPAWTRAPSRPGLSLDELSARRDFLGTEDESFWEMVKSQFPLRPGLILVNAANLCPSPWPVQEAVFAYTRDIDRDASFHNRAKFNALAEESVEALARLLGASPGEIVITRNTSESNNTVINGLTLGAGDEVVLWDQNHPTNNVAWDVRADRWGYKVIRVTTPPVPETEDELIDAFVSAFTDRTRVLAVTQISNISGVELPARRLCDIAGDRGIYVHMDGAQSFGAVEVDLHAMGCDSYTGSAHKWFCGPKEAGVLYVRADRVAELWPSDVGVGWEGAVAGGGADKFGTYGQRDDAAVAGVGTTVEFHEAIGAAEIEARMRALATGLKAAIRERIPEVKFHTSDVPGLGGGVVIAELGVDDHTEIYNRIYEEYGVAGALRRGVFPGIRLCPHMYNTMAEMEQIADALARST; from the coding sequence GTGACGACTCGCTCGCCCACCGACGCGACCCACATGCCCGACCGCCGCCGATTCCTCAAGCGCGCCGCAGCGGGGGCCGCTCTCGCGGCGACGCCGGCCTGGACCCGGGCGCCGTCGAGGCCCGGTCTCAGCCTCGATGAACTGTCGGCGCGGCGAGACTTCCTGGGGACGGAGGACGAGTCCTTCTGGGAGATGGTGAAGTCCCAGTTCCCGCTCCGTCCCGGTCTTATCCTGGTGAACGCGGCGAATCTCTGCCCCTCGCCCTGGCCGGTACAGGAGGCGGTGTTCGCGTACACGCGCGACATCGACCGGGATGCCTCGTTCCACAACCGGGCCAAGTTCAACGCGCTCGCCGAGGAGTCCGTGGAGGCGCTCGCGCGGCTGCTCGGCGCCTCGCCCGGGGAGATCGTGATCACCCGCAACACCTCGGAGAGCAACAACACCGTCATCAACGGGCTCACGCTGGGCGCGGGAGACGAGGTCGTGCTGTGGGACCAGAACCATCCCACGAACAACGTGGCGTGGGACGTCCGGGCCGACCGCTGGGGCTACAAGGTGATCCGCGTGACGACGCCGCCCGTGCCCGAGACGGAGGACGAACTGATCGACGCCTTCGTGAGCGCCTTCACCGACCGGACGCGGGTGCTCGCGGTCACGCAGATCTCGAACATCTCGGGGGTCGAACTGCCGGCGCGGCGTCTGTGCGACATCGCGGGCGACCGCGGCATCTACGTGCACATGGACGGGGCGCAGAGCTTCGGCGCGGTGGAAGTCGACCTGCACGCCATGGGCTGCGACTCGTACACGGGGAGCGCCCACAAGTGGTTCTGCGGACCCAAGGAAGCCGGGGTCCTCTATGTCCGGGCCGATCGGGTCGCAGAGTTGTGGCCGAGCGACGTCGGCGTGGGCTGGGAGGGCGCGGTCGCGGGAGGTGGGGCCGACAAGTTCGGCACGTACGGCCAGCGGGACGACGCGGCGGTGGCGGGCGTGGGGACGACGGTGGAGTTCCACGAGGCGATCGGAGCCGCGGAGATCGAGGCCCGCATGCGCGCCCTCGCGACCGGGCTCAAGGCGGCGATCCGCGAGCGCATCCCCGAGGTGAAGTTCCACACGTCGGACGTACCGGGCCTCGGCGGGGGCGTGGTCATCGCGGAACTGGGGGTCGACGACCACACGGAGATCTACAACCGGATCTACGAGGAATACGGCGTCGCGGGAGCGCTCCGCCGGGGCGTGTTCCCGGGCATCCGCCTCTGCCCGCACATGTACAACACGATGGCGGAGATGGAGCAGATCGCCGATGCCCTCGCCCGGTCGACCTAG